From a single Anomaloglossus baeobatrachus isolate aAnoBae1 chromosome 4, aAnoBae1.hap1, whole genome shotgun sequence genomic region:
- the TTI2 gene encoding TELO2-interacting protein 2 isoform X1: MAAGRATRSNYGRQLASAERRVPAGVGMAAAELPLARAFSAICVCLGRAPVVPRSPAGCTELLQALIFWAAPAPENERDSKEVPVRAAAALRASLLLLEAVASSRGDHVSTAEAEKKTKPEKAEDSGKCGGSRLLQDAGAPISPEWPLDGLMLRVTGQGAGASSEEEHVAPEPPHINGGAPTLPEKTDDASTTSDGAPKSMVDNEPIIEPQCVQRCAAAPLLLLCGTYIYEVPWSDAECRRLASELLSALLELSHCATVSALLEGDPALLKGGLEQPFTTYREALRLLGPRLRKDTWETYPESKVLFAWLLMRVPRPWLSEFLSRVMPPSLLFSDDYKQENKVLGIRCLQHIIKNVPAAELRQYNRALVVYHALRNHLYSTDAQVIEVVLDCLLDIFPVLHKPPPAVGAYHKDGENPPDQVMQIVLTNMEMEHRIVLRRLYAQKLLLLLKSLQVGIIRHMKRLLRVIVGYLEVADGTEESARISMLENLKLTIKFAWPRIPPRLPLLVKALIKLMYEVSVESYPNSVSVTSALAHGSMECLLFLDYCTKGQVKTWSPLCCWKTTIAGLSSPTRNCVGSEPDGGIGNKWVLNMAERRGFQLQSPIVLQLWEGRGHRCQKCRTKQ; this comes from the exons ATGGCCGCTGGCCGCGCTACCAGGAGTAACTATGGCCGTCAGCTCGCATCCGCTGAGCGCCGGGTTCCGGCCGGCGTTGGCATGGCAGCTGCTGAGCTTCCTCTTGCACGCGCTTTCTCCGCAATCTGCGTCTGTCTCGGTCGTGCCCCCGTTGTCCCCCGGTCACCGGCCGGCTGCACGGAGCTCCTgcaggctctgatattctgggctgcACCCGCTCCGGAGAATGAGCGAGACAGTAAAGAAGTTCCGGTCAGAGCGGCAGCGGCGCTCCGGGCCTCACTCCTGCTCCTGGAGGCTGTGGCATCGTCACGTGGTGATCACGTGAGCACCGCGGAGGCGGAGAAAAAAACGAAACCTGAGAAGGCAGAGGATTCTGGGAAATGTGGAGGTTCcaggctgttgcaggatgcaggggcGCCCATATCTCCCGAGTGGCCACTGGATGGCCTTATGCTACGTGTCACTGGTCAAGGGGCAGGCGCCTCATCAGAGGAGGAGCACGTGGCCCCCGAGCCGCCTCATATTAACGGAGGGGCCCCTACATTACCAGAAAAGACAGATGATGCCTCTACTACAAGTGATGGGGCCCCTAAATCAATGGTGGACAATGAGCCGATAATAGAGCCGCAGTGTGTGCAGCGCTGTGCGGCGGCTCCTCTGCTGCTCCTCTGTGGGACCTATATTTACGAAGTGCCGTGGAGCGACGCGGAGTGCCGGCGTCTGGCCAGCGAGCTGCTGAGCGCCCTCCTGGAGCTGTCACACTGCGCCACAGTGTCTGCACTGCTGGAGGGGGACCCGGCACTGCTGAAGGGGGGCCTGGAGCAGCCGTTCACCACCTACCGGGAGGCCCTGAGGCTGCTGGGACCCCGACTCCGCAA GGACACGTGGGAGACGTACCCGGAGTCCAAAGTGCTCTTCGCTTGGCTGCTGATGCGGGTGCCCCGGCCGTGGCTCTCGGAGTTCCTCAGTAGGGTGATGCCCCCCTCGCTCCTCTTCTCCGATGATTACAAGCAGGAGAATAAGGTGCTCGGCATCCGGTGCCTCCAGCACATCATCAAGAATGTG CCGGCGGCGGAGCTGAGGCAGTATAACCGGGCCCTGGTCGTGTACCACGCGCTGCGTAACCACCTCTATTCCACCGATGCTCAAGTCATTGAG GTGGTCCTGGACTGCTTGCTGGACATCTTTCCCGTTCTGCACAAACCCCCACCGGCCGTGGGTGCGTACCACAAAGACGGAGAGAATCCTCCCGACCAGGTGATGCAGATTGTTCTCACCAACATGGAGATGGAGCACAGGATCGTCCTGCGCAGACTCTATGCCCAAAAATTGCTCCTGCTTCTGAAAAG TCTTCAAGTTGGGATCATCCGTCACATGAAGAGGCTGCTGCGTGTGATCGTCGGGTACCTGGAGGTCGCTGACGGCACAGAAGAATCCGCCCGTATAAGCATGCTGGAGAATTTAAAGTTAACCATCAAATTCGCTTGGCCGAG GATCCCTCCGCGGCTTCCGCTCCTCGTAAAAGCCCTTATAAAGTTGATGTACGAGGTTTCTGTTGAGTCATATCCGAATTCTGTGTCTGTGACGTCCGCTTTAGCCCATGGGTCCATGGAGTGCCTTTTGTTTCTGGACTACTGCACCAAAGGACAAGTCAAA acCTGGTCACCATTATGCTGCTGGAAGACTACGATTGCCGGATTGTCCAGTCCTACGCGTAATTGTGTTGGTtcagagccagatgggggcatcggAAACAAATGGGTCCTGAATATGGCAGAAAGACGAGGCTTTCAGCTGCAGTCCCCCATTGTACTGCAGTTGTGGGAGGGTCGCGGTCACCGCTGCCAAAAATGCAGAACTAAGCAATGA
- the TTI2 gene encoding TELO2-interacting protein 2 isoform X2, producing MAAGRATRSNYGRQLASAERRVPAGVGMAAAELPLARAFSAICVCLGRAPVVPRSPAGCTELLQALIFWAAPAPENERDSKEVPVRAAAALRASLLLLEAVASSRGDHVSTAEAEKKTKPEKAEDSGKCGGSRLLQDAGAPISPEWPLDGLMLRVTGQGAGASSEEEHVAPEPPHINGGAPTLPEKTDDASTTSDGAPKSMVDNEPIIEPQCVQRCAAAPLLLLCGTYIYEVPWSDAECRRLASELLSALLELSHCATVSALLEGDPALLKGGLEQPFTTYREALRLLGPRLRKDTWETYPESKVLFAWLLMRVPRPWLSEFLSRVMPPSLLFSDDYKQENKVLGIRCLQHIIKNVPAAELRQYNRALVVYHALRNHLYSTDAQVIEVVLDCLLDIFPVLHKPPPAVGAYHKDGENPPDQVMQIVLTNMEMEHRIVLRRLYAQKLLLLLKSLQVGIIRHMKRLLRVIVGYLEVADGTEESARISMLENLKLTIKFAWPRIPPRLPLLVKALIKLMYEVSVESYPNSVSVTSALAHGSMECLLFLDYCTKGQVKAAVQDIPSVCDEPILLKCISPLLKRK from the exons ATGGCCGCTGGCCGCGCTACCAGGAGTAACTATGGCCGTCAGCTCGCATCCGCTGAGCGCCGGGTTCCGGCCGGCGTTGGCATGGCAGCTGCTGAGCTTCCTCTTGCACGCGCTTTCTCCGCAATCTGCGTCTGTCTCGGTCGTGCCCCCGTTGTCCCCCGGTCACCGGCCGGCTGCACGGAGCTCCTgcaggctctgatattctgggctgcACCCGCTCCGGAGAATGAGCGAGACAGTAAAGAAGTTCCGGTCAGAGCGGCAGCGGCGCTCCGGGCCTCACTCCTGCTCCTGGAGGCTGTGGCATCGTCACGTGGTGATCACGTGAGCACCGCGGAGGCGGAGAAAAAAACGAAACCTGAGAAGGCAGAGGATTCTGGGAAATGTGGAGGTTCcaggctgttgcaggatgcaggggcGCCCATATCTCCCGAGTGGCCACTGGATGGCCTTATGCTACGTGTCACTGGTCAAGGGGCAGGCGCCTCATCAGAGGAGGAGCACGTGGCCCCCGAGCCGCCTCATATTAACGGAGGGGCCCCTACATTACCAGAAAAGACAGATGATGCCTCTACTACAAGTGATGGGGCCCCTAAATCAATGGTGGACAATGAGCCGATAATAGAGCCGCAGTGTGTGCAGCGCTGTGCGGCGGCTCCTCTGCTGCTCCTCTGTGGGACCTATATTTACGAAGTGCCGTGGAGCGACGCGGAGTGCCGGCGTCTGGCCAGCGAGCTGCTGAGCGCCCTCCTGGAGCTGTCACACTGCGCCACAGTGTCTGCACTGCTGGAGGGGGACCCGGCACTGCTGAAGGGGGGCCTGGAGCAGCCGTTCACCACCTACCGGGAGGCCCTGAGGCTGCTGGGACCCCGACTCCGCAA GGACACGTGGGAGACGTACCCGGAGTCCAAAGTGCTCTTCGCTTGGCTGCTGATGCGGGTGCCCCGGCCGTGGCTCTCGGAGTTCCTCAGTAGGGTGATGCCCCCCTCGCTCCTCTTCTCCGATGATTACAAGCAGGAGAATAAGGTGCTCGGCATCCGGTGCCTCCAGCACATCATCAAGAATGTG CCGGCGGCGGAGCTGAGGCAGTATAACCGGGCCCTGGTCGTGTACCACGCGCTGCGTAACCACCTCTATTCCACCGATGCTCAAGTCATTGAG GTGGTCCTGGACTGCTTGCTGGACATCTTTCCCGTTCTGCACAAACCCCCACCGGCCGTGGGTGCGTACCACAAAGACGGAGAGAATCCTCCCGACCAGGTGATGCAGATTGTTCTCACCAACATGGAGATGGAGCACAGGATCGTCCTGCGCAGACTCTATGCCCAAAAATTGCTCCTGCTTCTGAAAAG TCTTCAAGTTGGGATCATCCGTCACATGAAGAGGCTGCTGCGTGTGATCGTCGGGTACCTGGAGGTCGCTGACGGCACAGAAGAATCCGCCCGTATAAGCATGCTGGAGAATTTAAAGTTAACCATCAAATTCGCTTGGCCGAG GATCCCTCCGCGGCTTCCGCTCCTCGTAAAAGCCCTTATAAAGTTGATGTACGAGGTTTCTGTTGAGTCATATCCGAATTCTGTGTCTGTGACGTCCGCTTTAGCCCATGGGTCCATGGAGTGCCTTTTGTTTCTGGACTACTGCACCAAAGGACAAGTCAAA